The DNA segment TCAAAAGCGACAGAATGACCGGAAATAATAGCTTTTTGAGCATCCTATATGGCCTCTGTTTCTATGTTGATCGCTGGCGTCCAGCGCAGGGATGAGCCTAGCCAAAGCGATAGTAAACCGCCAAAGCCGAATGGTCCGCTATCGCCACGACTGCATGTTGATCCAGAATACTGGAGAGCGCCGGGAACTGGCTCTGATTTGTATCAACGATCTGCCGGTTTTGAATTCACTGTCAGTCAAAGGCTTGCGGATGTACAGAAGCCAGGTGAATGGCGCGTTTTTTGTGCTGTACTGCAGGTGTCACACTGGGTAACATCGCGATAAAAATATTTCCTGTCAATGAGTTGGGCTATGATCAGCCTGAAATGGATTTACAATGCAACAAAATGGAAAGACCAGTTCGGTCCTTGAATGTTTGGTCTCAATTTCAAGGTGGGCGGTTCTGTCTGCCGGTCTTTTCTTCGCTTGGATCGAAATGGCGCATGCGGAACAATTTGACCGCCCCAATTATGTGGGATCGCAATCCTGCGGCAACTGCCATGATCAGGCGATGCAGGATTGGCAGAAATCCCATCATGCGCAGGCCTGGACGGAACCGTCAGAAAAAACAGTTGTCGGCGCATTTGACGGACGCAGTTTTTCGCATCAGGGCATGACGACTCGATTTCGGCGCAAAGACGGGCAATATATAATTGAGACCGACGATATCCCGGGGGGCAAACGTCAGTTTCCGGTGGTGGGTGTTGGCGGGATCGCGCCCCTGCAACAATATATCGTCGAAACCGAACCCGGACGGATGCAGTCGTTTGATGTCGTATGGGATGTGGAACAGGAACGCTGGTACCATCTATATCCGGATCAGGAATTGGTCCCCGAGGACGGGTTGCATTGGAGCGGCCCTTATAAGAATTGGAACGCGCGCTGCGCCGAATGCCATGCAACTGGGTTCGAAAAGAACTATGATCCCAAACGGAACCTGTATCAAAGCACACAGGTCGAAACCGGTGTTGGTTGCGAAGCCTGTCATGGCCCAGCCCAGGCCCATGTCGAATGGGCCGAGGCCGGAAAAAGCCTGGCCAAAGGCAAATGGAGCGGTGTGAATGGCATCGGGCTTTTGGTCAATCTGAACCTGACGGACGACGGGCAGTCCGCTGTGCGCCGCTATCTGGCCGGGACGACGCAACCGCTGAGTAGGCTCACCGATACCGAGGTCCAGATCCAGCAATGCGCCTCGTGCCATTCGCGGCGTGAGCCATTTGAGGGCGGCAACCCACTGCCCGGCACCCCGTTTCATGATGCTTATCGGCTCAGTATTTTGCGACCTGGATTGTACCACGCAGATGGGCAGATCCTGGACGAAGTTTATGTTTATGGATCTTTCTTGCAGTCCAAGATGTATGCAAATGGCGTGACATGCAGCAATTGCCACGATCCGCACACGGCCCAGCTGAAAGCCGAAGGAAATGCGGTTTGCACCCAGTGCCATTCTCCGGCAGGCAATCCGGACTTCCCATCACTGACCGCCAAGGAATACGACCACCCGTCACATACGTTTCATCTGGCGGATACGGCGGGATCTGAATGCAAAAGCTGCCACATGATCGAACGTAATTATATGGGGGTTGACGGTCGGCGGGATCATTCGTTTCGGGTTCCACGGCCGGATCTGAGCCTCGAAACTCGCGCGCCCAATGCCTGTAACGATTGCCACGACGACCAATCCGCCCGTTGGGCCGCAGGTAAGATTGCCGATTGGTTTCCCGATAGCTCGCGTCGCGAAGGACGGCATTTTTCCCAGACCTTTGCAGCGGCACGAACCGATTTGCGCAGCCAGCGGGAGTCTCTAATCATGTTGGCAGAGTACGATCAATTGCCGGGGATTGTTCGAGCAACAGCATTGGATATGTTGCTCCCCATTGCGGACCCGGGCCTGGCGACCCGCGCCGACCCCATGTTGTCCGACCCAGATCCCTTGGTGCGTGTATCTGCGATCGCACTGCAACGGGGTGCGCCAGAAGTCGAGCGTTCCGCGCGGTTGGCCGGGTTGCTGGAGGACCCGGTCAAGGCGGTTCGTATTGCAGCAGCCCGTGGGTTTCTGGGAATGCGCATCGCCTATCTGCCGCCCCGCATCAATGAAAACCTGGGCAAGGCAATGGGAGACTGGCAGAGTTCGCTAGAGTCCAAGGCCGACTTCCCCGAAGCCCAGATGGTTTTGGCGGGTATTGGTCTGACGACTCGCAGAATGGAAATCGCGCTGAGCGCCTTTGGCGAAGCGGTTGACATGGATCCACAGTTGACACAGGCGTGGTCCATGATGGTGCGTATTCACAGCGCTATGGGAAACCAACAGGCTGCATTGGAGACGGTGAACAGGGCGCTGGAGGCAAACCCGGACGATGTTCCGTTGAATTTGATGCGCGCAGATCTGGGTGGATGACCGGGGCCGATACCGGGAAAACGCACCGGCCCAGATCCGTTATTCTGGCATGGCTTCGGGCAGGGCGGTGCCTGTTGCCCCCGACGGCATCTTGGTTCCCAGATATGTTGTCACCGTTGGGGCGACGTCTACGGTTTCGACCCGGCGGGACACATTCCCTGCCTTGATCCCAGGGCCAGAAAAGATCAGGGGTACATGCGTGTCATATGTCCATGGCGACCCGTGCGCCGACGCAACGACCAACCCGTCAAGATCGGCGACAAACCAATGCGGTTCAAAGACCACATAGATGTCCCCCGACCGTTCGGAATGGAAATTGTTCAAAACGGCGTCGGTAATTTTTGCCTGTGCAAAGGTGCCGTCTCGCAAATCTGAGCTGGCAACTGAATACGCAATTCCGGGCAGTTTCTGCAATTCTTCTGCGACGGCCTTTTCCACCGCTATAGGATCCAGACCCCGGTCTGCGATCATTTTTTGATCGAGGTAGACATAGGGGTTTGAAAAGTTCTGGATCAGATCGCGCGAAACCCCAAATTCTTCCTGCAATCTGACAAAGCCGGGTTTTGTGTCGACATCATCAAAATTGAAGACATCCGCTTGTATCCCAAGAGTTGCCAAATAACCCGGGTGCTCTGGCGCGCCATGATCAGCGGACAGCACGATCAGGGTTTTGTCCAATCCGACCGTTGCATCAACATGGGCAAACAGATCCGCCAAACGGCGATCCAGTTGAGCCAAATTGTCTTCGGCCTCCAGGCTCGAGGGGCCAAAGAAATGACCCACGTAGTCGGTCGATGACAGGCTCACTGACAGGTAATCGGGTATAGTGTCCCGACCCAGTTCTTCGGCATCCATCAGTGTTTTGGCAAAATCGACTGTGATTGCATCCCCGGCCGGGCTGAGCGTCAGGAGCGTTGTGAAGTACTTGTTGTCGGCGGGACCCCAATTGTGCGGGAATGTTCGACCAAAGCCGGGCATTTCGGTTTCCCAGGGTTGGTCATCACGACCGCTAAAGGCATAGGTGGCGGGTTCACGCAACAGGGTCCATTGTTGTTCAGCATAAGATGCGACCAATCCTCGGGCTTCCCAATCGGCAATCCAGCTTGGGTAGTCTTGGCGATAGAAGGTACTGGTGACAAACCGGCCTTCGGCTTTGGAAAACCAATAGGCTTGACCTGCGTGGCC comes from the Rhodobacteraceae bacterium M382 genome and includes:
- a CDS encoding alkaline phosphatase family protein — translated: MSSFSKLSFAFGAIALSTSVLTPVHSLAGDLPRLVLQITVDQLRGDLINRYGSHLGEDGFNYLLNNGVVFKNAHHRHANTETIVGHTTLSTGADPAIHGMVANLWFDRKTGEQFYNVQDPDFPLVGAAGIDAQNEIDPTQRAATTDGRSPRNIISSTLSDEIALHFGPESKIFGVSVKDRGAIAMAGHAGQAYWFSKAEGRFVTSTFYRQDYPSWIADWEARGLVASYAEQQWTLLREPATYAFSGRDDQPWETEMPGFGRTFPHNWGPADNKYFTTLLTLSPAGDAITVDFAKTLMDAEELGRDTIPDYLSVSLSSTDYVGHFFGPSSLEAEDNLAQLDRRLADLFAHVDATVGLDKTLIVLSADHGAPEHPGYLATLGIQADVFNFDDVDTKPGFVRLQEEFGVSRDLIQNFSNPYVYLDQKMIADRGLDPIAVEKAVAEELQKLPGIAYSVASSDLRDGTFAQAKITDAVLNNFHSERSGDIYVVFEPHWFVADLDGLVVASAHGSPWTYDTHVPLIFSGPGIKAGNVSRRVETVDVAPTVTTYLGTKMPSGATGTALPEAMPE